Proteins co-encoded in one Actinomycetota bacterium genomic window:
- a CDS encoding cyclase family protein — protein MGKRFIDLSISIEDGLPSDPAVMIPKIFYMDHRAGAASMADFFPGIDAERDLPGGLGWAMEILTVATHAGTHLDAPWHYHPTMDGGKPALTIDEVPLEWCMGPGVVLDFRHFPDGYRVMAADVEKAFRDMDYRLREGDIVLVMTGADRYWGREEYLVKGCGMSREATLWILEHGVRVTGTDAWSWDRPLPLIAKDFEATGDASLIWEGHFASIERGYCHIEKLTNLDKLPPHGFTFFCFPVKIKKASAGWVRAVALVED, from the coding sequence ATGGGAAAGAGGTTCATAGACCTGAGCATAAGCATCGAGGACGGGCTGCCCTCGGACCCCGCGGTCATGATACCCAAGATCTTTTACATGGACCACAGGGCGGGCGCGGCCTCCATGGCCGATTTCTTCCCGGGCATCGACGCGGAAAGGGACCTGCCGGGCGGACTGGGGTGGGCCATGGAGATCCTCACCGTCGCCACCCATGCCGGCACGCACCTGGACGCTCCCTGGCACTATCACCCCACCATGGATGGGGGAAAGCCTGCCCTGACCATCGACGAGGTGCCGCTGGAGTGGTGCATGGGACCCGGCGTGGTCCTCGACTTCCGTCACTTCCCGGACGGCTACCGGGTGATGGCCGCCGACGTGGAAAAGGCCTTCCGGGACATGGACTACCGGCTCAGGGAAGGCGACATCGTGCTGGTGATGACGGGGGCGGACAGGTACTGGGGCAGGGAGGAGTACCTGGTGAAGGGGTGCGGTATGAGCCGCGAGGCCACCCTGTGGATACTGGAGCACGGGGTCAGGGTCACGGGGACGGACGCCTGGTCCTGGGACCGGCCCCTCCCCCTCATCGCGAAGGATTTCGAGGCCACCGGCGACGCCTCACTCATATGGGAAGGCCATTTCGCCTCCATAGAGAGGGGTTACTGCCACATAGAGAAGCTGACCAACCTTGACAAGCTGCCCCCCCACGGCTTCACCTTCTTCTGCTTTCCCGTCAAGATCAAGAAGGCCAGCGCGGGGTGGGTGCGCGCGGTGGCCCTGGTGGAGGATTGA
- a CDS encoding response regulator, translating into MGETNGKKKKILIVDDDEELVRILSVNLAMEGFEVCAAFDGMSAVMRAHKEHPDLIVLDIRMPAGNGLSVVEKLRASTKTFAIPIMFLSALPREEVKEKAAQAGVIHYYTKPFDLDSLLQYIKGILGMKEEIPQLKVLGA; encoded by the coding sequence ATGGGAGAGACGAACGGGAAGAAGAAAAAGATCCTGATAGTGGACGATGACGAGGAACTGGTGCGTATCCTCAGCGTCAACCTCGCCATGGAGGGCTTCGAGGTATGCGCGGCCTTCGACGGCATGTCCGCCGTGATGCGCGCGCACAAGGAACACCCCGACCTCATCGTCCTGGACATAAGGATGCCCGCCGGGAACGGGTTGAGCGTGGTGGAGAAGCTGCGTGCGTCCACCAAGACCTTCGCCATACCCATCATGTTCCTCAGCGCCCTACCCCGCGAGGAGGTGAAGGAGAAGGCGGCCCAGGCGGGGGTCATCCATTACTACACCAAGCCCTTCGACCTGGATTCGCTTTTGCAATACATCAAGGGAATACTGGGAATGAAAGAGGAGATCCCCCAACTCAAGGTACTGGGTGCCTGA
- a CDS encoding ABC transporter ATP-binding protein, with the protein MLELQDVYCNIGKHEVLHGVSLGIEQGELVCMLGANGAGKSTLFRTISGLLRPTRGTMTFEGEVISRMRPDAIVRKGISLCPEGRKLFPRLSVKKNLMMGAYTRYREKEDVSAALREVYELFPILEERSEQDAGTLSGGEQQMLAIARALMSRPRLLLLDEPSLGLAPLVVTRIMETIVDINRRGITIMLSEQNASMALSISTRGYVLENGRIVLEGKAEELAGNEEVKKAYIGA; encoded by the coding sequence ATGCTTGAACTGCAGGACGTGTACTGCAATATCGGGAAACACGAGGTGCTTCACGGGGTATCCCTGGGGATAGAGCAGGGCGAGCTCGTCTGCATGCTGGGAGCCAACGGTGCCGGGAAATCCACCCTTTTCCGCACCATCAGCGGGCTCTTGCGGCCCACGCGCGGGACCATGACCTTCGAGGGGGAGGTCATCAGCCGCATGCGGCCGGACGCGATCGTGAGGAAGGGAATCTCTCTGTGTCCCGAGGGCCGCAAGCTCTTTCCCCGGCTCTCGGTCAAGAAGAACCTCATGATGGGGGCCTATACCCGCTACCGCGAGAAGGAGGACGTATCCGCGGCATTGCGCGAGGTGTACGAGCTGTTCCCCATCCTGGAAGAGCGCAGCGAGCAGGACGCGGGCACCCTGAGCGGCGGGGAGCAGCAGATGCTGGCCATAGCGCGGGCCCTCATGTCACGACCTCGCCTCCTGCTCCTGGACGAGCCGTCGCTGGGGTTGGCGCCCCTGGTCGTCACCCGCATCATGGAGACCATCGTGGACATAAACCGCCGGGGGATCACCATCATGCTCTCGGAGCAGAACGCCAGCATGGCCCTTTCCATCTCCACGCGGGGTTACGTGCTGGAGAACGGCCGCATCGTCCTGGAGGGGAAGGCGGAGGAGCTGGCCGGGAACGAGGAGGTCAAGAAGGCTTATATCGGTGCCTGA
- a CDS encoding ABC transporter ATP-binding protein: MTILRVEGLTKRFGGLVAVNKVDFEVPEGSILGIIGPNGAGKSTIFNLVGGTFPPDEGRIVFQGKDVTGWKPYRMAREGIARTFQTTALFEELPVYVNLIIGYRMRTRSGLWDVVLQTPRGRREKKEAAERVLEVLAFTGLGEYANQPAGSIPQEAQKRLAIGIALIGNPRLVLLDEPTGGVGMEETNGIIDLIARIRERGITVCVIEHKMRMIMSLADRIVALNFGVKIADGVPQEVCEDRAVIEAYLGEQHA, from the coding sequence ATGACCATCCTGCGCGTGGAAGGCCTTACCAAGCGCTTCGGCGGCCTGGTGGCGGTGAACAAGGTGGACTTCGAGGTGCCCGAAGGGAGCATCCTCGGGATAATCGGTCCCAACGGGGCCGGCAAGTCCACCATCTTCAACCTGGTGGGCGGGACCTTCCCTCCGGACGAGGGCCGCATCGTCTTCCAGGGAAAGGACGTGACGGGGTGGAAGCCCTACCGGATGGCCCGCGAGGGGATCGCCCGCACCTTCCAGACCACCGCCCTCTTCGAGGAGCTGCCGGTTTACGTCAACCTGATCATCGGGTACCGCATGCGCACGCGCTCCGGGCTCTGGGACGTGGTCCTGCAGACGCCGCGGGGGCGGCGGGAGAAGAAGGAGGCCGCGGAGAGAGTGCTGGAGGTGCTGGCTTTCACCGGCCTGGGAGAATATGCCAATCAGCCGGCGGGCTCCATCCCCCAGGAGGCCCAGAAGAGGCTGGCCATCGGCATCGCGCTCATCGGAAACCCGCGGCTGGTCCTGCTGGACGAGCCCACCGGGGGGGTGGGGATGGAGGAGACCAACGGCATCATCGACCTCATCGCGCGCATCCGCGAACGCGGCATCACCGTTTGCGTCATCGAGCACAAGATGCGCATGATCATGAGCTTGGCGGACCGTATCGTGGCCCTGAACTTCGGGGTGAAGATAGCGGACGGGGTCCCGCAGGAGGTATGCGAGGACCGGGCGGTCATCGAGGCGTACCTGGGGGAACAACATGCTTGA
- a CDS encoding branched-chain amino acid ABC transporter permease: MEEKLRKFGKPAFCLLVLGIACALPWIGLKLYQVRVLTLAMAWAIAAVSLNLILGYTGQASLAHGAFLGIGAYAFGIFTERVGLNFWLAFLIAGLVTALLGFLVGLPSLRTKGPYFAIVTLCFNVIVFKVFENWTWLSGGIQGQKVPCPGFLAQRWARYYFVLAVLVLVLVVVRFIVKSLLGVTFMSIRSNENLAEAVGINTFRYKLLSFTVSCFIVGLAGALLAVENQHLDFTVTNYAYSFNLLVYVLIGGVATLSGPVLGAVGLYYFLDYMEKSLGEYRFVLFGFILIVAIIYFPLGVMGGLKRLWEWINGRRARYKAQEVAP; encoded by the coding sequence ATGGAGGAAAAGCTCAGGAAGTTCGGGAAGCCCGCCTTCTGTCTGTTGGTCCTCGGCATCGCCTGCGCCCTGCCCTGGATAGGCCTGAAGCTCTACCAGGTGCGCGTACTCACCCTGGCCATGGCCTGGGCCATCGCCGCCGTCAGCCTCAACCTCATCCTGGGCTACACGGGCCAGGCATCCCTCGCCCACGGCGCCTTCCTGGGCATCGGCGCCTACGCCTTCGGCATCTTCACGGAAAGGGTCGGGTTGAACTTCTGGCTCGCGTTCCTCATCGCCGGCCTGGTCACCGCGCTCCTCGGTTTCCTGGTGGGCCTGCCCTCCCTGCGCACCAAGGGGCCCTATTTCGCCATCGTCACCCTCTGTTTCAACGTCATCGTCTTCAAGGTCTTCGAGAACTGGACGTGGCTGTCTGGCGGGATACAGGGACAGAAGGTGCCCTGCCCGGGTTTCCTGGCACAGCGCTGGGCGCGCTATTATTTCGTCCTCGCCGTCCTGGTGCTGGTGCTGGTCGTGGTGCGCTTCATCGTAAAGTCCCTCCTGGGCGTCACCTTCATGTCCATACGCAGCAACGAGAACCTTGCGGAGGCCGTGGGCATCAACACCTTCCGCTACAAGCTGCTCTCCTTCACGGTGAGCTGCTTCATCGTGGGGCTGGCGGGAGCGCTGCTGGCCGTTGAGAACCAGCATCTCGACTTCACCGTGACCAACTACGCCTATTCCTTCAACCTCCTCGTCTACGTGCTCATCGGGGGGGTGGCCACCCTCTCCGGCCCCGTGCTGGGCGCGGTGGGGCTCTATTATTTCCTCGACTACATGGAGAAGTCCCTGGGCGAGTACCGTTTCGTCCTCTTCGGGTTCATATTGATAGTGGCGATAATCTATTTCCCGCTCGGGGTGATGGGCGGCCTCAAGCGATTGTGGGAATGGATCAACGGACGCCGTGCGAGGTATAAGGCGCAGGAGGTGGCGCCATGA
- a CDS encoding branched-chain amino acid ABC transporter permease has protein sequence MSFFLNQVIIGIQLGSQYVMVALGLTLIFGILDISHFAHGHLYMLGAYFLYILMTIAHVNYWLALPICMVALALGGVIVERLIYRPLRDQPHINTFIAAIGLFLFLETLVRAVKPRALSVSKPIDKVFSFAGITIEAQRLIVIAGAVVLVVLLHLFIKKTRLGTAIEAVAQDRDGAALVGINVNRISMLTFAIATALAAAAAVLMAPLAFISPEMGSVLILKAFVIVVLGGLGSMQGAIVGGYLLGVLEALAIAYVSSAYKDVFAFAVLILILAFRPTGLFKGRD, from the coding sequence TTGTCTTTCTTCCTTAACCAGGTGATCATCGGCATACAGCTCGGGAGCCAGTACGTGATGGTGGCCCTGGGCCTCACCCTCATCTTCGGCATCCTGGACATCTCCCACTTCGCCCACGGACACCTGTACATGCTGGGCGCCTATTTCCTCTACATCCTCATGACCATAGCGCACGTGAACTACTGGCTGGCCTTGCCCATCTGCATGGTCGCCCTGGCCCTGGGAGGGGTGATCGTGGAGCGGCTGATCTACAGGCCCCTGCGGGACCAGCCCCACATCAACACCTTCATCGCCGCCATCGGCCTCTTCCTCTTCCTGGAGACCCTGGTGCGCGCCGTAAAACCCCGGGCCCTCAGCGTCTCCAAGCCCATCGACAAGGTATTCAGCTTCGCGGGCATCACCATCGAGGCACAGAGGCTCATCGTCATAGCCGGGGCCGTGGTCCTTGTCGTCCTCCTGCATCTCTTCATCAAGAAGACCCGCCTGGGTACGGCCATCGAGGCCGTTGCCCAGGACCGCGACGGGGCTGCCCTGGTGGGCATCAACGTCAACCGCATCTCCATGCTAACCTTCGCCATCGCCACCGCCCTGGCCGCCGCGGCGGCGGTGCTCATGGCCCCGCTGGCCTTCATCTCCCCCGAGATGGGGAGCGTGCTCATCCTCAAGGCCTTCGTCATCGTTGTCCTGGGCGGCCTGGGCAGCATGCAGGGAGCCATCGTGGGGGGCTACCTGCTGGGCGTCCTCGAGGCCCTGGCCATAGCATACGTCTCCTCCGCGTACAAGGACGTGTTCGCCTTCGCCGTGCTCATCCTCATCCTGGCCTTCCGCCCCACGGGGCTCTTCAAGGGGAGGGATTGA
- a CDS encoding ABC transporter substrate-binding protein, whose protein sequence is MDMRWKATICLIAAVLLVALGFSGCGAGGGEKVTVKIGLNAPLSGISAGYGQDIKAGLDMAIADINAKGGVTIGDTTYIFELVSADDEMVPEKALSNAQRFVLEEGVKVIWDPTANTIAPQLSINTKPGEEFLMMAYTSVPLYAQSPNKYMITLPPPFSVYLKDWIPRAMGHGWKKMGMLQTTGAYGELWGKTMKDAWTKAGGTVVAEAPASYYTESDFTPYVTKVLAANPDVIFCGGPSEPTALVIEQARSMGFKGGFIVIDQAKLDIIVEKTGIDKLEGAIGVLPIDQSVWPGTAKTLERFEKEYGMRFTWEAAICYTGFHILVEAMKEAGSVDDVAAIRAAFAKGNVSVTSEEEFPVAFSGINDSTGALLMPGTTVEVKNGKFEPGELMEWWKM, encoded by the coding sequence ATGGACATGCGTTGGAAGGCAACCATTTGCCTGATCGCAGCGGTTCTCCTGGTGGCCCTGGGCTTTTCGGGCTGCGGTGCAGGCGGAGGGGAAAAGGTGACGGTGAAGATCGGCCTCAACGCTCCCCTGAGCGGCATATCCGCCGGTTACGGGCAGGACATCAAGGCCGGCCTGGACATGGCCATAGCGGACATCAACGCCAAGGGGGGCGTGACCATCGGCGATACCACCTATATCTTCGAGCTGGTGTCGGCCGATGACGAGATGGTGCCCGAGAAAGCGTTGAGCAACGCCCAGCGATTCGTGCTCGAGGAGGGCGTAAAGGTCATCTGGGACCCCACCGCCAACACCATCGCGCCGCAACTGAGCATCAACACCAAGCCGGGGGAAGAGTTCCTGATGATGGCATACACCAGCGTCCCCCTCTACGCGCAGTCACCCAACAAGTACATGATCACCCTGCCGCCGCCCTTCTCCGTCTACCTCAAGGACTGGATCCCCAGGGCAATGGGCCACGGGTGGAAAAAGATGGGAATGCTCCAGACCACCGGCGCCTACGGAGAGCTCTGGGGCAAGACCATGAAGGATGCCTGGACCAAGGCGGGAGGCACCGTGGTGGCGGAGGCCCCGGCCAGCTATTACACCGAGAGCGACTTCACGCCGTACGTGACCAAGGTGCTCGCGGCCAACCCGGACGTCATCTTCTGCGGTGGCCCCTCCGAGCCCACGGCCCTGGTCATCGAGCAGGCGCGCAGCATGGGCTTCAAGGGTGGGTTCATCGTCATCGACCAGGCCAAGCTGGACATCATCGTCGAAAAGACGGGGATCGATAAGCTCGAAGGCGCCATCGGCGTGCTCCCCATCGATCAATCGGTATGGCCGGGCACGGCCAAGACGCTGGAGAGGTTCGAGAAGGAGTACGGCATGCGCTTCACCTGGGAGGCGGCCATCTGCTACACGGGCTTCCACATCCTTGTGGAGGCCATGAAGGAGGCCGGCAGCGTGGACGACGTGGCCGCCATCCGGGCCGCCTTTGCCAAGGGCAACGTCTCGGTGACCTCGGAGGAGGAGTTCCCGGTGGCGTTCTCCGGTATCAACGACTCGACCGGGGCGCTGCTCATGCCGGGCACCACGGTGGAGGTGAAGAACGGCAAATTCGAGCCCGGGGAGCTCATGGAATGGTGGAAGATGTAG
- a CDS encoding 4-hydroxyphenylacetate 3-hydroxylase family protein, giving the protein MKIDGPEAYVESLRGMERRIYLLGERVENPVDHPMIRPAMNAMAETYDRGDEPDAEELLFADSHLTGARISRFTHIHQDTDDLVKKVLMQRLLGRRTATCFQRCVGMDGINALYSVTYECDQEHGTEYHERFKQYLRFIQEENLVLDGAMTDVKGDRGLRPAEQADPDLFVHVVEKRPDGIVVRGAKAHQTGALNSHEILVMPTAAMRGDEADYAVSFAVPADAEGITFILGRQPSDTRKLEGSPLDVGNPKYGSQEALVIFDDVFVPWERVFMCGEHDQSGKVVERFAAYHRQSYGGCKVGVGDVLVGAAQLAAVYQGVEGASHVRDKITEMIHLNETLFSCGIACSARGVPTPSGCYLVDVLLANVCKQNVTRFPFEISRLLQDIAGGLVVTMPSQKDFENPEIAPYLEKYLKGSGDIPTLDRIKVLKFIENMTMGCGAAAYLTESIHGAGSPQAQRIMIRRLADLEEKVKLVKRLVELE; this is encoded by the coding sequence ATGAAGATAGACGGCCCGGAAGCCTACGTGGAGAGCCTCCGCGGGATGGAGAGGAGGATATACCTGCTGGGGGAACGCGTGGAGAACCCCGTGGACCATCCCATGATCAGGCCGGCCATGAACGCAATGGCCGAGACCTATGATCGCGGCGATGAGCCGGACGCGGAGGAACTCCTCTTCGCCGACTCCCACCTCACGGGAGCGCGTATCAGCCGCTTCACCCACATCCACCAGGACACCGACGACCTGGTGAAGAAGGTGCTCATGCAGCGCCTGCTGGGCCGCAGGACGGCCACCTGCTTCCAGCGCTGCGTGGGCATGGACGGCATCAATGCCCTCTACTCCGTGACCTACGAATGCGACCAGGAGCACGGGACGGAATACCACGAGCGGTTCAAGCAATACCTGCGCTTCATACAGGAGGAGAACCTGGTGCTGGACGGGGCCATGACCGACGTGAAGGGGGACCGCGGGCTGCGCCCCGCGGAGCAGGCCGACCCCGACCTCTTCGTCCACGTGGTGGAGAAAAGACCCGACGGCATCGTGGTGCGGGGCGCCAAGGCCCACCAGACGGGAGCCCTCAATTCCCACGAGATACTGGTCATGCCCACCGCGGCCATGCGCGGGGACGAGGCGGATTACGCCGTCTCCTTCGCTGTCCCAGCTGACGCCGAGGGCATCACCTTCATCCTGGGGCGCCAGCCCTCGGACACCCGCAAGCTGGAGGGAAGCCCCCTCGACGTCGGGAACCCCAAGTACGGCAGCCAGGAGGCGCTGGTCATCTTCGACGACGTCTTCGTCCCCTGGGAGCGCGTCTTCATGTGCGGGGAGCACGACCAGAGCGGCAAGGTGGTGGAGCGTTTCGCCGCCTATCACCGCCAGAGCTACGGCGGCTGCAAGGTGGGCGTGGGCGACGTGCTGGTGGGGGCGGCGCAACTGGCAGCCGTCTACCAGGGGGTGGAGGGCGCGAGCCACGTGCGGGACAAGATCACCGAGATGATCCACCTGAACGAGACCCTCTTCTCCTGCGGCATCGCCTGCAGCGCCCGCGGTGTTCCCACCCCTTCCGGCTGCTACCTGGTGGACGTGCTCCTGGCCAACGTCTGCAAGCAGAACGTCACCCGCTTCCCCTTCGAGATCTCGCGCCTCCTGCAGGACATCGCCGGCGGGTTGGTGGTGACCATGCCCTCGCAGAAGGATTTCGAGAACCCGGAGATAGCTCCCTATCTCGAGAAATACCTCAAGGGCTCCGGGGATATCCCCACCCTGGACCGCATCAAGGTGCTCAAGTTCATCGAGAACATGACCATGGGCTGCGGTGCGGCCGCCTATCTCACGGAGAGCATACACGGAGCGGGATCCCCCCAGGCCCAGCGCATAATGATACGTCGCCTGGCCGATTTGGAGGAGAAGGTCAAGCTGGTCAAGCGCCTCGTGGAGTTGGAATAG